The region GCCCCGCTTCGCAGAAGCCCTCGCGGGCCTGCTCGAACCGTTCTGCTCGGACCCCAAGGTTAATCGCTACGCATTCCACCTTCGATCAGCTATCAAAGCCGCCAATCTTTGTCTGCCACATCCGCCCGAACTCGCTGGCCTGGAAGCTTACAATCTCATCTATGATTTACTGGCGCCGGTCTTCAGCCGCGCGTTCTCCGGAATGTCCCCCCAGATTCATAAGATCATCTCAGCGCTCACCAAACGTGGAGCTCTCGACAAGGAGAGTGCGCTCTCCGCGAATGAGATAGCGAAGCTGTTATCGGACCACGTGCGAACCGTGCAGGCCTGGTGCAAAGCAGGCTTCGACAGGGGATTCCTGCAGCGATACCGTGAAAACCGAGCCAAGCCTTTCCGCTATTGGGGTGCGCAGATAAGCATAGCTGAGAGCTCTTCCGGCACATATAGGCTGCCTACTCCTCTTGAGGTAGAATCATGTATGTGTGTAGAGAGCTTTGGGGTTACTGCTGCGCACCCCCATAGTTCTGGCTCTGATGGCAGCCAAACCCGTGCGCAGGGCACATCTGCGCCCCCTGCGCCCAATAGCATCGAAAAGGAGGCAATCACATGAACATTTGGGCCGAAAACATTGCGAAGATCGACGCCGAATATACACCTTTCGGGCATGGGAAATTAGCAACCGCCAGACCACGTCATACCGGCAAGACCGGGACACTTGACTTGGCCAACGTCTCAAATCCTAAGTCCGACCTGAACTGTGGCGACCTTCGATCTCGAGACCAGCTGTTGGGCATGACCGAGCAGGAGTTCGCAGCATCAGGACTGATAGTCACCATCAGCACGAAGCACGGCACGCTGTATCTCATTGCAAGCCATCGCTTTGCCGACCAGCTGCCCGAAGGTTCAGTATGGCTCACCGGCCAGGAGGTGCTGCATCTCAAACGCCTCGAACTCAGTACCGCCGGGTGTTATCGCATTGCGAAGGTGAAGTGTCTTTTGAGGGCACAAGTGGTTGCTATATCCGACCACGGCCTGCTCCTTGAGTCACCTCTTCACGAGCACCCCATCAACCTACTTCCAAGAGCGCCCAAGAAACGACCGCTCCCGAAAGATGATGAGCCGACCACTATGACTGTCGCCGAAGCTGAGCTGCTCGCAAATCTTACTGACAAGGATATTCACCAGGTCCTTCAGGTAGTCCGCATGTTCGGACGCCTCACTGACAGGAACCCGAACTAAGCAATGCCCAGAGACGCGAGATTGCACGAGGATGGCGAGAGCTCCGAGAAGCCACAAGCATCCTCCCCTGAGATCCGTAATCAATCACCTGCTCCCAAACGATCGCCTCGAAACCGGCGAGGCAAGAAGGTCAGACGACAGCAACTCCTGCGCAATAAGGATAGACGCACGTCCCGAGCCTCCCATGAGTTGACCCCCTCGCCCGCACGGTATATGCTCGAGAAGCATATTAATGCTGGCCGAGCATGTTCAGAACAAACGAACTACACTGTGAACATTCACATCTTTCACGCGGTTATCACGCTCTGCGTATGCTGCATCATAGTGAACGTATTCGCTCTCATAGGGCAGATTCGCGAACGGAAACACGACGACCCGTTTCCCCGCAAGGACAGCGGAACCCGCTCATAGCACAAGTCGCCGGTCCCTCCGTAGTCCGACTTTGCGATACTCCGTTAGTCAGGCTCCAGCAGCACGAAAGTCGGGGTGCACAACTGTAACCTCTCCAGGCTCTGTCGCACTTCGTTATACGTATCACAATCCTCAATCCACAAGAGCTTCTCCCACGCAACCTTGTTGCGGTAGGCCGGGAAGGAAACGCTACGCTTCCCTGGCCCTCGAGGGCGGGCGCTCAAGCGGCTGATGTGCAGGATCGATCGCACAACCCTAAGACATGAATCAAGGCGGCGGCTATGAAGGAGGGTGTGGGAACTCATTCATAAGATCGAAAGGTCGCTGGGTCTCAGCCGTCATAATGCGCACTAGATTCGTGGGTCTGCGGAGAGGTTGTTGAGGATAAACTCGCTGAGAATCCTGAAGTCGTAAATGCGAGACGCCGAGATGCGGTAGGGCGAGTGACACGGCATACCATAGGATGCGTTTCCGAACATTCCTGACGCTTCGATGGTTCTAGGATCGGACGGGAGAATTGCCAACAATTTCCGTTGACAAGCGCCCTATAGAAGGCGTAATGTCCGCGGGGATGGCAGACGAGGAGTCCATTGATCGTTGATTGGTGGAATTGGATTAAGGAGGATGCGGTCATGTCGTTATCAGATGAGTCACTCGACATTGAGGAGCAGTTCTTTGCTGACCATTTGTCTGAGTGGTTGGCCATAGACGACCTCAGGGGCAAATGGGCGCTTATCAAGGGCAGTGAACTTATCGGCGCATTCGATAAATATGAAGAGGTGATCAGAGTAGCGGCTGATAAGTTCGGCGTTGAACCGTATATGATATCCCAAATAATCCCTGAGCAGACTGAAGTCACAACCACGCCGATAATGATAGGTCTGCTATTCGGTTGCTCTCATGCAGGAGTATGAGGCCAAAGCGAGTACATATAGAAGCGGCCCCGTAGCGCTAACGCGGGAAGGCGCTAATATAAAAGTCAGAGTTAGGCCTCCAATGTCACATTCGCTTGCATTGAGTAGAGCTGGACGTGCCCCCAAGAAGAAAAGCGCGGTCATTAAGAAGGCTCAGATAGATACTGGCGCGACAATTACATGTATCCGAGATGCAATAGCACAAGAACTGAGCCTAAAGAAGGTTCGCTCTGTTAAGATATATACGGGCGAAGGCACAGTAAAATGTCCCATTTATAGCGCAGAACTGGGTTTCGGGCCATTCAAATTCTTTATGAGTGTGGTGGGCATTCCAGCAAGACACCAAAAGCTCGACTTCCTTATCGGCAGAGACCTATTAGAAAAGTTCTCATTTCTGTATTCAGGACCAGCGCAGGAGTTCTTCTTATGTCGTGGAGACATCAAATTGAATGTTACAGTGCCGGATAAGAAGTGAGAAGTACTCAGGATCGATTTCGCTCTATCGACTCTATGCCCTGAGCATGGCCTTATTCCGCGGCATTCTGCGCAATCTCGCCCATCCAAGCCCGTTGCGTCATGTCGGCATGAGTTGACGGCGAGAGAGAC is a window of bacterium DNA encoding:
- a CDS encoding retroviral-like aspartic protease family protein yields the protein MQEYEAKASTYRSGPVALTREGANIKVRVRPPMSHSLALSRAGRAPKKKSAVIKKAQIDTGATITCIRDAIAQELSLKKVRSVKIYTGEGTVKCPIYSAELGFGPFKFFMSVVGIPARHQKLDFLIGRDLLEKFSFLYSGPAQEFFLCRGDIKLNVTVPDKK